The Photobacterium sanguinicancri genome includes the window ATGGTTTTAGAGGTCGTTAGTCACCATTTTCGCCCTGAGTTTATTAACCGTGTGGATGAAACAGTGGTGTTCCACCCTCTCGGTCAAGAGAACATTCAGCATATCGCAAGTATTCAGGTTGAACGTTTGGTTCAACGACTTGAAGAGAAAGACTATAAATTATCGTTGGATGAGAGTGCATTGGCATTAATTGCTAAAGCCGGATTTGATCCTGTGTATGGCGCAAGGCCACTTAAACGGGCTATTCAACAATATATAGAGAACCCACTTGCTCACGATATCTTGTCGGGTAAGTTAGTTCCAAGCAAAGTGATTCAAGTCGTGGCGGCTGACGGTAAAATTGTCACTAAGCAATAAAGCGGCTTGAGTCGATAGCCAACCCACTATTAGTGGTACAGCTAATAGAAAACACCGAGGTGAGTGATTGCTTCGGTGTTTTTGTATTCGTAATAACAAAACGCGCAAAGAGATGCGGCATTTATTTCCTTTACCTTAATTTACCTGCGAATTCATTTTCGATTCATCTTGAGGCTTGTAATGTGGTTGGGTAATCACACTGGCATCAGCTTATAGTAAGGAGTCATTATGAAAAGCTTAATGGATCAATTGTTAGGGCAAGCAACCAAGCTTATGGATAGCGGTAAGTCGGCGGCAGTAAGCTCATCATCGAATAAAACCGATTTACTTAAAGGCGCTGTCGGCGGTGGATTAATCGGCACATTATTAGGTAATAAGAAAAGTCGAAAGATGGTCTCGAAATATGGCACCAAAGCGGCAATGGTTGGTGGCACTGCTGTTGCTGGTACATTGGCTTATCAGGCCTATAAAAAGTGGCAGCAAGATCAGCCAAGTGAATCGACGGCTCCTCAACCTTTATCTACGTCCTCGGTTAATGATAAAGCCATTGAAGTAAAGGCAGAGGCGAGCGCAGAAAACGTATTACTATTAAAAGCGATGGTATTTGCTGCGAGATCTGATGGACATGTAGATGAAGCCGAAAAACAAGCGATAACGGGATGGGTGCATCAGCAAGGTGTCGGTGAAAATGTTGAAACCATAATTTCACGCTGGATGAATGAACCACTAGATCCTGCTGTATTGGCGAAGGACGTTACCAATCTAGAGCAAGCATCAGAAGTCTATTTAGTCTCATTACTCGCAATTGATGTTGATCACTTCATGGAAAAGGCTTATTTAGCACAGTTATCTCACGCATTAGGACTACCACAGGGTTTAGTTGAGAAAATAGAAGAGCAAGCATCACTATAATCAGAGTGATTGGCGTTGTTATTTGACCGCTTTAGGCTGATTAGGTGTAATTTTGTTCGGTCGGGTGCTTTTGTTGAAGTTATTTCAAAAAGCCCCTTGCCAATGCGATCGAAGTCTCTATAATGCGACCTCACTGACACGGAGCAAGGCGCTAAGCCCGTTACGAAGTCAGTATGTTCTTTAACAATTTGACCATGCAATCTGTGTGGGCACTCGTGAAATGAATAGTCAAAACTGTTCATTGTGACTTTTTAAGTAACAATGAATTTGGCATCAATGAACTGAGTGACCAATACAAAACTTAAGTTTACTTAAGCTTTGGCACAGTCAATTCGAATATCATGACTAGCTTCTAGTTATCGATATTCAATCAGTATTCATTGAGCCATCAAAAACTTTAAATTGAAGAGTTTGATCATGGCTCAGATTGAACGCTGGCGGCAGGCCTAACACATGCAAGTCGAGCGGTAACAGGAATTAGCTTGCTAATTTGCTGACGAGCGGCGGACGGGTGAGTAATGCCTGGGAATATGCCTTGATGTGGGGGATAACTATTGGAAACGATAGCTAATACCGCATAATGCCTACGGGCCAAAGAGGGGGATCTTCGGACCTCTCGCGTCAAGATTAGCCCAGGTGGGATTAGCTAGTTGGTGGGGTAATGGCTCACCAAGGCGACGATCCCTAGCTGGTTTGAGAGGATGATCAGCCACACTGGAACTGAGACACGGTCCAGACTCCTACGGGAGGCAGCAGTGGGGAATATTGCACAATGGGGGAAACCCTGATGCAGCCATGCCGCGTGTATGAAGAAGGCCTTCGGGTTGTAAAGTACTTTCAGTTGTGAGGAAGGCGGTAACGTTAATAGCGTTGCCGTTTGACGTTAGCAACAGAAGAAGCACCGGCTAACTCCGTGCCAGCAGCCGCGGTAATACGGAGGGTGCGAGCGTTAATCGGAATTACTGGGCGTAAAGCGCATGCAGGCGGTCTGTTAAGCAAGATGTGAAAGCCCGGGGCTCAACCTCGGAACAGCATTTTGAACTGGCAGACTAGAGTCTTGTAGAGGGGGGTAGAATTTCAGGTGTAGCGGTGAAATGCGTAGAGATCTGAAGGAATACCGGTGGCGAAGGCGGCCCCCTGGACAAAGACTGACGCTCAGATGCGAAAGCGTGGGGAGCAAACAGGATTAGATACCCTGGTAGTCCACGCCGTAAACGATGTCTACTTGGAGGTTGGGACCTTGAGTCCTGGCTTTCGGAGCTAACGCGTTAAGTAGACCGCCTGGGGAGTACGGTCGCAAGATTAAAACTCAAATGAATTGACGGGGGCCCGCACAAGCGGTGGAGCATGTGGTTTAATTCGATGCAACGCGAAGAACCTTACCTACTCTTGACATCCAGAGAATTCGCTAGAGATAGCTTAGTGCCTTCGGGAACTCTGAGACAGGTGCTGCATGGCTGTCGTCAGCTCGTGTTGTGAAATGTTGGGTTAAGTCCCGCAACGAGCGCAACCCTTATCCTTGTTTGCCAGCACGTAATGGTGGGAACTCCAGGGAGACTGCCGGTGATAAACCGGAGGAAGGTGGGGACGACGTCAAGTCATCATGGCCCTTACGAGTAGGGCTACACACGTGCTACAATGGCGTATACAGAGGGCTGCCAACCAGCGATGGTGAGCGAATCCCAGAAAGTACGTCGTAGTCCGGATTGGAGTCTGCAACTCGACTCCATGAAGTCGGAATCGCTAGTAATCGTGGATCAGAATGCCACGGTGAATACGTTCCCGGGCCTTGTACACACCGCCCGTCACACCATGGGAGTGGGCTGCACCAGAAGTAGATAGCTTAACCTTCGGGAGGGCGTTTACCACGGTGTGGTTCATGACTGGGGTGAAGTCGTAACAAGGTAGCCCTAGGGGAACCTGGGGCTGGATCACCTCCTTAAACGATAGACTGCTTGTTTGATGCAGTGTCCACACAGATTGCTTGGTTAAAATGTAAAAGAGTGAAAAATCATTAGTGATTTTTCAAGAAAGTACTTAGTCCCGTTCGTCTAGAGGCCTAGGACACCGCCCTTTCACGGCGGTAACAGGGGTTCGACTCCCCTACGGGACGCCACTTTCTAAAAACATTCGCTTGAGTGTAATTAGAAAGTGGATGTCTACGGACAAACACAATGCTCTTTAACAATCTGGAAAGCTGACTAGTAAATTCAATCGAATGATTGAATTACAATAGTTTTTATCTTTAATGATAAAAACGAGTTCTCAAAACAACACACATTCAAGTGTCTTGTGTAGAGTCCGGCGAAAAACCAATGTCCTCATTTTTCTTGATCGGAAATGAGTGACGATAAAACCTTGGTTGTTTGAACATACAGACCTCTTGGGGTTGTATGGTTAAGTGACTAAGCGTACACGGTGGATGCCTTGGCAGTCAGAGGCGATGAAGGACGTATTAACTTGCGATAAGCCCAGTTTAGATAGTAAAAATCACTTGAGACTGGGATTTCCGAATGGGGAAACCCACGTGCATAAGCACGTATCGTTACGTGAATACATAGCGTAACGAGGCGAACTCGGGGAACTGAAACATCTAAGTACCCGAAGGAAGAGAAATCAACCGAGATTCCGAGAGTAGCGGCGAGCGAAATCGGATTAGCCCTTAAGCCAGTCTTGCGTTAGGTGAATGTGCTGGAAAGCACAGCGATACAGGGTGATAGCCCCGTAACCGACAACGCATTATTAGTGAAAACGAGTAGGACGGGACACGTGATATCCTGTTTGAACATGGGGGGACCATCCTCCAAGGCTAAATACTCCTGACTGACCGATAGTGAACCAGTACCGTGAGGGAAAGGCGAAAAGAACCCCTGTGAGGGGAGTGAAATAGAACCTGAAACCGTGTACGTACAAGCAGTAGGAGCCCACTTGTTGGGTGACTGCGTACCTTTTGTATAATGGGTCAGCGACTTAATTTTAGTAGCAAGGTTAACCGT containing:
- a CDS encoding tellurite resistance TerB family protein — encoded protein: MKSLMDQLLGQATKLMDSGKSAAVSSSSNKTDLLKGAVGGGLIGTLLGNKKSRKMVSKYGTKAAMVGGTAVAGTLAYQAYKKWQQDQPSESTAPQPLSTSSVNDKAIEVKAEASAENVLLLKAMVFAARSDGHVDEAEKQAITGWVHQQGVGENVETIISRWMNEPLDPAVLAKDVTNLEQASEVYLVSLLAIDVDHFMEKAYLAQLSHALGLPQGLVEKIEEQASL